In Humulus lupulus chromosome 6, drHumLupu1.1, whole genome shotgun sequence, a single genomic region encodes these proteins:
- the LOC133782111 gene encoding phosphatidylinositol 4-phosphate 5-kinase 8-like gives MENIERSPEKAFSNGDVYFGSFKGALPHGKGKYTWSDGTVYEGDWEDGKMTGKGQITWSSGAQYEGDFAGDYLHGFGTFTGSDGSIYRGLWRMNIVHGFGKKQYCNSDIYEGTWKEGVHEGNGRYSWNCGNMYIGCWKGGKMSGRGVMKWANGDLYDGLWLNGLRHGYGIYRFADGGYYFGTWSNGLKDGKGLFYPAGSKHPYLKKWCSSRNLENAQKNLLPEVKPQRSIIKRSLSEKISAGGILKSSSRISHRGVSFRESWSRSDSARFLRNDSSCALSHGYGGSQDESNDSNDLVYEREYMQGVLIKEKIRSHAEIPKKQKEHNAFHADEVKRNSCYNIFDGHWSQYLRLNLQLGIRYTVGKITPVPVREVRSSDFGDRARIRMYFPRKGSQFTPPHYSIDFHWKDYCPMVFRNLREMFKLDAADYMMSICGDDGLRELSSPGKSGSIFFLSHDDRFVIKTLKKSELKVLLRMLPKYYSHVGDHENTLITKFFGLHRIRLRAGRKVRFVVMGNMFYTELRIHRRYDLKGSTQGRTTDQDKVDQNTTLKDLDLIYEFHMDKLLRESLFKQIALDCKFLESQQIIDYSLLVGLHFRAPERFKSLEPPDTTHTGENLPSDNGEHLLGEFQIPPTGLRLVTHEPNSVSTAPGPHIRGKTLKAYSIGDMEVDVLLPGTGRLRVQLGVNMPAQAQHKLPANAQPDSAEVELFEVYDVVLYMGIIDILQEYNVKKKLEHAYKSMKFDPISISVVEPHLYAKRFCEFLEKVFPVIP, from the exons ATGGAGAATATTGAAAG GTCACCTGAGAAAGCCTTCTCGAATGGAGATGTTTACTTTGGAAGTTTTAAGGGAGCACTTCCACATGGTAAGGGAAAATATACATGGTCAGATGGGACCGTCTACGAGGGGGACTGGGAAGATGGAAAAATGACAGGAAAAGGGCAAATAACTTGGTCATCAGGAGCTCAATACGAGGGTGATTTTGCCGGAGATTACCTTCATGGTTTTGGTACCTTCACTGGATCTGATGGCTCTATTTACCGAGGATTGTGGAGGATGAATATTGTGCATGGTTTTGGAAAGAAGCAGTATTGTAATTCAGACATATATGAAGGTACATGGAAGGAAGGAGTACATGAAGGTAACGGTAGATATTCCTGGAACTGTGGAAATATGTATATTGGGTGTTGGAAAGGTGGGAAGATGAGTGGTAGAGGGGTTATGAAATGGGCAAATGGTGATCTTTACGATGGCCTTTGGTTAAATGGGCTCAGACATGGATATGGCATTTATAGGTTTGCAGATGGAGGATACTATTTTGGAACGTGGAGTAATGGTCTAAAGGATGGTAAAGGATTGTTCTATCCCGCTGGAAGTAAACATCCATACCTAAAGAAATGGTGTAGCTCCCGTAATTTAGAGAATGCTCAAAAGAACTTGTTACCAGAAGTAAAACCTCAGAGATCAATTATTAAGAGAAGTCTCTCTGAGAAGATTTCTGCTGGTGGAATTTTGAAAAGTTCAAGTCGAATATCACACAGGGGTGTGTCATTTAGAGAAAGTTGGAGTCGGTCTGATTCTGCTAGATTTTTACGTAATGACTCCTCATGCGCATTGTCCCATGGCTATGGAGGAAGTCAAGATGAGTCAAACGATAGCAACGATTTAGTTTATGAAAGGGAATACATGCAAGGTGTTTTGATTAAAGAGAAAATAAGGAGCCATGCAGAGATACCAAAGAAACAAAAAGAGCACAATGCTTTTCATGCAGATGAAGTAAAGAGGAACTCATGTTACAATATTTTTGATGGCCATTGGAGCCAGTATTTAAGACTTAATTTGCAACTTGGTATCAG ATATACTGTTGGCAAGATTACACCAGTTCCTGTGCGCGAAGTTCGATCATCTGATTTTGGAGACCGGGCTAGAATAAGAATGTATTTCCCCAGAAAAGGTTCTCAGTTTACACCTCCCCACTATTCAATTGATTTCCACTGGAAAGATTATTGTCCTATGGTGTTTAG GAATTTGAGGGAGATGTTCAAGTTGGATGCGGCAGACTACATGATGTCCATTTGTGGTGATGATGGTTTAAGGGAGCTTTCTTCTCCAGGAAAAAGTGGGAGTATCTTCTTTCTATCTCATGACGATAGATTTGTGATTAAGACATTAAAAAAATCTGAACTTAAG GTTTTGCTCAGAATGTTGCCTAAATACTATAGTCATGTAGGAGATCATGAAAACACTCTCATAACAAAATTTTTTGGACTCCATCGGATAAGATTAAGAGCTGGAAGAAAG GTGCGTTTTGTGGTGATGGGGAATATGTTTTATACTGAATTACGGATTCATCGTCGCTATGATTTGAAGGGGTCAACTCAAGGAAGAACAACAGATCAAGATAAAGTTGATCAGAATACCACGTTGAAAGATCTAGATCTGATATATGAGTTTCATATGGACAAATTATTACGAGAATCCCTGTTCAA ACAAATAGCATTGGACTGTAAGTTCTTAGAATCCCAACAGATTATTGATTATAGCCTTCTGGTGGGATTACATTTTAGAGCTCCTGAAAGGTTCAAGTCCTTGGAACCTCCTGATACAACTCACACTGGGGAGAATTTACCCTCCGATAATG GTGAGCATTTACTAGGTGAATTCCAGATTCCTCCGACTGGCCTACGATTAGTAACCCATGAACCCAACTCTGTTAGTACTGCCCCGGGTCCTCACATCAGAGGGAAGACACTAAAAGCATACTCTATAGGTGACATGGAAGTTGATGTCTTACTTCCTGGAACTGGAAG GCTACGAGTGCAATTGGGAGTAAACATGCCAGCCCAGGCACAACACAAGCTTCCTGCCAATGCACAACCAGACTCTGCCGAAGTTGAACTCTTCGAGGTTTATGATGTTGTTCTTTACATGGGCATAATTGACATATTGCAGGAATACAATGTGAAAAAGAAGCTCGAACATGCATACAAGTCAATGAAATTTGATCCTATTTCAATTTCTGTTGTGGAGCCACATTTGTATGCTAAGCGGTTCTGTGAATTCTTGGAGAAAGTTTTTCCAGTTATTCCTTAA